In the genome of Paenibacillus pabuli, one region contains:
- the rpmI gene encoding 50S ribosomal protein L35 gives MPKMKTHSSLKGRFKITGSGKVLRYKAHKNHLLSHKSKRAKRVLNGNPVMAAGDVRRLKQGLANLKG, from the coding sequence ATGCCTAAAATGAAAACACACAGCAGTTTGAAAGGACGCTTCAAAATTACCGGTTCCGGTAAAGTCCTGCGTTACAAAGCTCACAAAAACCACTTGCTTTCCCACAAATCAAAACGTGCTAAGCGCGTTCTGAACGGTAACCCAGTTATGGCTGCCGGGGACGTAAGACGTTTGAAGCAAGGTCTGGCTAACTTGAAAGGCTAA
- a CDS encoding BMP family lipoprotein translates to MKKMLSLSLVMLLAVSVMLAGCGSKPKEETNAGGTTGGENTEAKSDLKIGMVTDVGGVNDKSFNQSAWEALQATETETGVAVKYLQSKSDEEYIPNLNEFVKGGYDLTWGIGFQLADAIKTVAEQNPDSKLAIIDSVVDAPNVKSVTFAEEEGSFLVGVVAGLTTKSNKIGFVGGMESPLIKKFEVGFREGVKAVNPNAEFISNYTGAFDKPDLGKAAAATLYNKGVDIIFHASGATGNGVFNEAIARKKQGQDVWVIGVDKDQSLEFGDDVTLTSMIKKVDEAVKRVNQEIIDGTFKGGAENLTLKENGVGVADTSTKNVSADVLAKVDEYKEKIINGEIKVPTE, encoded by the coding sequence ATGAAAAAGATGCTCAGCTTGTCTTTGGTCATGTTGCTGGCAGTATCGGTTATGCTCGCAGGTTGCGGTAGCAAACCGAAAGAAGAAACAAATGCCGGAGGAACTACAGGTGGCGAAAACACTGAAGCTAAATCCGATTTGAAAATCGGTATGGTTACTGACGTCGGTGGCGTTAACGACAAATCGTTTAACCAATCTGCTTGGGAAGCTCTGCAAGCAACTGAAACTGAAACAGGTGTAGCTGTTAAATACCTGCAAAGTAAATCTGATGAAGAGTACATTCCAAACCTGAACGAGTTCGTTAAAGGTGGATATGATCTGACTTGGGGTATCGGTTTCCAATTGGCTGATGCGATCAAGACTGTAGCTGAACAAAATCCTGATTCCAAACTCGCGATCATCGACAGTGTTGTTGATGCTCCTAACGTTAAATCGGTAACATTTGCTGAAGAAGAAGGTTCTTTCCTGGTAGGTGTGGTAGCTGGTCTGACAACTAAATCGAACAAAATTGGTTTTGTTGGCGGTATGGAAAGCCCACTGATCAAAAAGTTTGAAGTAGGTTTCAGAGAAGGCGTTAAAGCGGTTAATCCTAATGCCGAGTTCATTTCAAACTACACTGGTGCATTTGATAAGCCTGACCTGGGTAAAGCAGCAGCAGCAACACTCTACAACAAAGGCGTAGATATTATTTTCCACGCTTCCGGTGCTACGGGTAATGGTGTGTTCAACGAAGCAATCGCTCGTAAAAAACAAGGTCAAGACGTTTGGGTTATCGGTGTAGATAAAGACCAATCTCTTGAATTTGGTGATGATGTAACACTGACTTCCATGATCAAAAAAGTTGACGAAGCTGTTAAGCGTGTAAACCAAGAAATTATCGATGGTACATTCAAAGGCGGAGCTGAGAACCTGACTTTGAAAGAAAACGGTGTAGGTGTCGCTGATACTTCTACGAAAAATGTTTCTGCTGATGTACTTGCCAAAGTGGACGAGTACAAAGAAAAAATCATCAACGGCGAAATCAAAGTTCCTACAGAGTAA
- a CDS encoding ABC transporter ATP-binding protein, which translates to MGAATPVVELKQITKRFPGIVANDAISLQLRKGEIHALLGENGAGKSTLMNIVFGLYQPDEGSIEVNGKPVIIDSPNKAIDLGIGMVHQHFKLVQPFTVTENIILGSEPRKGLNINYKKAAAEVQRLSEQYGLKVNPHAKIHDISVGMQQRVEIVKTLYRGADILIFDEPTAVLTPQEIKELMVIMKKLVAEGKSIILITHKLKEIMEISDTVTIIRRGKVIDSVITSETNPNELAEKMVGRNVTFKVDKKPATPGNNVLEVSKLTAKNKEGISVLNELNLNVRAGEIVGIAGVDGNGQSELIEALTGLRKVDSGSIRLEGKELSNHSPRHISESGVAHIPEDRHKHGLVLDFSVSENIVLESYYKAPYTRKGFLNFDAIKKQAKRLVEAFDVRTPSIETKARSLSGGNQQKAIIAREVDKNPELLIAAQPTRGLDVGAIEFVQKQLIAQRDQGKAVLLISFELDEIINVSDRIAVIYEGQIVGEVLPEETNDRELGLMMAGSTQKRGTVHE; encoded by the coding sequence ATGGGTGCAGCAACCCCCGTCGTTGAGTTGAAACAAATCACGAAGCGTTTCCCAGGCATTGTTGCCAACGACGCCATCAGCCTTCAGCTTCGTAAAGGCGAGATCCATGCTCTACTGGGCGAAAACGGCGCTGGTAAATCAACGTTGATGAATATTGTCTTTGGTCTCTATCAGCCGGATGAAGGTTCCATTGAAGTGAATGGCAAGCCTGTCATCATCGACAGCCCTAACAAAGCAATCGATCTTGGCATCGGCATGGTGCATCAGCACTTTAAGCTTGTACAGCCGTTCACGGTAACAGAGAACATTATTTTGGGATCTGAACCAAGGAAAGGTCTCAACATTAATTATAAAAAAGCTGCTGCTGAAGTGCAGCGTCTGTCTGAACAGTATGGACTCAAAGTGAATCCGCATGCCAAAATTCATGACATTTCTGTCGGAATGCAGCAACGTGTTGAAATTGTAAAAACGTTGTATCGTGGTGCAGACATTCTTATTTTTGACGAGCCTACTGCTGTATTAACACCGCAGGAAATCAAAGAACTGATGGTAATCATGAAAAAATTGGTGGCCGAAGGCAAGTCCATTATTCTGATTACACACAAACTGAAAGAAATCATGGAAATTTCCGATACGGTGACGATTATTCGTCGTGGTAAAGTGATTGATTCAGTTATCACATCAGAAACGAATCCGAATGAGCTGGCAGAAAAAATGGTTGGTCGCAATGTCACATTTAAAGTGGACAAAAAGCCAGCGACTCCAGGAAACAATGTGCTTGAAGTTAGCAAATTGACCGCCAAAAATAAAGAAGGTATCTCGGTACTGAACGAACTCAACCTGAATGTACGTGCAGGAGAGATTGTAGGAATCGCAGGTGTTGATGGTAATGGACAGAGCGAACTAATTGAGGCTCTTACCGGACTGCGTAAAGTAGATAGTGGCTCAATTCGCCTGGAGGGCAAAGAGCTGTCCAATCATTCTCCACGGCATATTTCAGAGTCGGGTGTAGCCCATATTCCGGAAGACCGGCACAAACATGGACTTGTCCTTGATTTTTCCGTGAGTGAAAATATTGTCCTGGAATCATATTATAAAGCTCCTTATACTCGTAAAGGATTCCTTAACTTCGATGCGATCAAGAAGCAAGCGAAGCGTCTTGTCGAGGCATTTGATGTGCGTACACCAAGCATTGAAACGAAGGCCCGCTCCTTATCGGGAGGGAACCAACAGAAAGCCATTATCGCACGTGAGGTTGATAAGAACCCAGAACTGCTTATTGCTGCTCAGCCAACTCGTGGTCTGGACGTAGGTGCTATTGAGTTTGTTCAAAAACAATTGATTGCACAACGTGATCAGGGCAAAGCGGTATTGCTGATCTCATTCGAGCTGGATGAAATTATCAACGTATCCGACCGAATTGCTGTCATCTATGAAGGACAGATCGTGGGCGAGGTGCTGCCGGAAGAAACCAATGACAGGGAGCTCGGCTTAATGATGGCGGGCAGCACCCAAAAGAGAGGTACTGTGCATGAGTAA
- the rplT gene encoding 50S ribosomal protein L20 gives MARVKGGFVVRRRHKKVLKLARGYFGSKHRIFKTANEQVMKSLVYAYRDRRNTKRNFRRLWIVRINAAARMNGLSYNKLIHGLKLAGVDMNRKMLADLAVNDINAFNSLATVAKSKINA, from the coding sequence ATGGCAAGAGTAAAAGGCGGTTTTGTAGTACGTCGTCGTCATAAAAAGGTTTTGAAACTGGCAAGAGGTTATTTCGGTTCCAAACACCGTATTTTTAAAACAGCTAACGAGCAAGTAATGAAATCCCTGGTATATGCATACCGTGACCGTCGCAACACAAAACGTAACTTCCGCAGACTGTGGATCGTTCGTATCAATGCTGCAGCACGTATGAATGGTTTGTCTTACAACAAACTGATTCATGGATTGAAACTTGCTGGTGTAGACATGAACCGCAAAATGTTGGCTGATTTGGCCGTTAACGACATCAATGCGTTCAACTCTTTGGCTACTGTAGCTAAAAGCAAAATCAACGCTTAA
- a CDS encoding ABC transporter permease, whose product MDLLTIGQIINTTLVFATALIFASLGGIFSEKSGVTNLGLEGFMVFGAFAAGIAAHYAQEAGMGGTTSAWMGILFAVVLGVVVSLIHAVASITFKADQIISGIVINFLAAGSTLYLVKLLFEGSGDSPLVQGFSKFDVPLLKDIPLLGEAFFKNVYPTTYLAILFVFLTYYIMYKTPFGLRLRSVGEHPSAADTVGVKVRRYRYVAVMISGALAAIGGAAITLTTTGTFSHNTVSGQGYIAIAAMIFGKWNPIGAFGAAVFFGFSQAIRNYVQLFEWSQSIPQEIIYMLPYLLTIIVLVAAVGRSSAPSALGEPYDPGKR is encoded by the coding sequence ATGGACTTGTTGACAATTGGGCAAATTATCAATACGACGCTTGTCTTTGCCACGGCATTGATTTTTGCATCCCTGGGCGGAATTTTCTCAGAAAAGTCGGGTGTAACCAACCTTGGACTTGAAGGTTTCATGGTATTTGGTGCGTTTGCTGCGGGGATTGCTGCGCATTATGCACAAGAAGCGGGCATGGGTGGAACGACATCTGCCTGGATGGGGATTTTGTTTGCTGTTGTGCTGGGTGTAGTTGTTTCACTGATCCACGCAGTTGCCTCAATTACGTTTAAGGCGGACCAAATTATAAGTGGTATCGTCATTAACTTCCTGGCAGCAGGAAGTACACTTTATTTGGTAAAACTGCTGTTTGAAGGATCGGGAGATTCACCTTTGGTACAAGGATTCAGCAAGTTTGATGTGCCGCTGTTAAAAGATATTCCTTTGCTGGGGGAAGCTTTCTTCAAAAATGTGTATCCGACAACATATCTGGCTATCTTGTTTGTTTTCCTAACTTATTACATTATGTACAAAACCCCATTCGGTCTTCGTCTTCGCTCGGTTGGTGAACATCCAAGTGCTGCGGATACCGTAGGTGTTAAAGTGCGTCGTTACCGTTATGTTGCGGTAATGATCAGTGGTGCGTTGGCCGCTATTGGTGGAGCAGCAATCACGCTGACTACGACAGGTACATTCTCTCATAATACGGTTTCCGGTCAAGGTTACATTGCGATTGCAGCGATGATCTTTGGTAAATGGAATCCGATTGGAGCCTTTGGGGCGGCTGTGTTCTTTGGTTTCTCACAAGCGATCCGGAACTATGTACAGCTGTTCGAATGGTCTCAAAGTATTCCCCAGGAAATTATTTATATGCTGCCTTATCTGCTCACTATTATCGTGCTCGTTGCGGCTGTTGGACGCTCTTCTGCTCCATCCGCACTCGGGGAACCGTACGATCCGGGGAAAAGGTAA
- a CDS encoding ABC transporter permease, with product MSNVLKWFTRDSFILPIVAIIMGLILGGIVMLIGGYNPIEAYSALFTKVFGDMYNFGEAVREMTPLIMTGLAFAFAARAGLFNIGGEGQFLVGMTAATFVGVKFAGLPIYIHAPLALIAGAVFGGLWAAIAGYLKAARGVNEVISSIMLNWIGLYLANLIVRQFLLLKGENRSVDISDTASISLTWLSELMGNSRVHLGTLIALVIAVVFYIYMWKTKQGYEIRAVGLNPNAAEYAGMHVNRNIVKAMFISGMLAGLGGAFQVLGVFQYQTVMSGSPGTGFDGIAVALIGLNHPFGVLLGALLFGTLTYGSAGMSFAADVPPEIIRIVIGSIIFFIAAQGIVRWVLKPFYSKRKKEKVL from the coding sequence ATGAGTAACGTATTGAAATGGTTTACCCGTGATTCATTTATATTACCTATTGTGGCCATCATTATGGGTCTGATCCTCGGTGGTATTGTCATGCTGATTGGCGGATACAATCCAATTGAAGCGTACAGTGCATTGTTTACGAAGGTTTTCGGAGACATGTATAACTTTGGTGAAGCGGTACGCGAAATGACACCGCTGATTATGACAGGACTTGCATTTGCATTTGCGGCACGTGCAGGACTGTTTAATATCGGGGGAGAAGGACAATTTCTCGTCGGCATGACTGCAGCGACTTTTGTAGGCGTAAAGTTTGCAGGTCTGCCAATCTACATTCATGCTCCACTGGCTTTGATCGCTGGTGCAGTATTTGGTGGCCTGTGGGCAGCTATTGCAGGTTACCTGAAAGCGGCGCGTGGAGTTAACGAAGTTATCAGTAGTATCATGCTGAACTGGATTGGTCTGTATTTGGCCAATCTGATCGTGCGCCAATTCCTGCTGTTAAAAGGTGAAAATCGTTCGGTGGATATCAGTGATACCGCATCGATTAGTCTGACATGGCTTTCCGAACTGATGGGCAACTCCCGTGTGCACTTGGGTACACTAATTGCACTCGTTATAGCTGTGGTCTTTTATATATACATGTGGAAAACAAAGCAAGGTTATGAAATTCGTGCTGTAGGTCTTAACCCTAATGCGGCAGAGTATGCAGGTATGCATGTCAATCGCAATATCGTTAAAGCCATGTTTATCAGTGGTATGCTCGCAGGTCTTGGCGGTGCGTTCCAGGTACTCGGGGTGTTCCAATATCAGACCGTTATGTCGGGCTCGCCAGGAACAGGTTTTGACGGCATCGCGGTTGCGCTGATTGGTTTGAATCATCCGTTTGGTGTGCTGCTGGGCGCATTGTTGTTTGGCACGCTTACTTATGGATCTGCGGGAATGAGCTTTGCTGCGGATGTACCGCCCGAGATTATTCGGATTGTGATCGGTTCGATTATCTTCTTCATTGCGGCACAAGGCATCGTGCGCTGGGTACTTAAACCGTTCTATTCCAAGCGCAAGAAAGAGAAGGTGTTGTAG